In Xylanibacter ruminicola 23, a single genomic region encodes these proteins:
- a CDS encoding Na(+)-translocating NADH-quinone reductase subunit A: MANVIKLRKGLDITLEGKAEEKKIQLKSNGKFALVPDDFEGVTPKVVVKEGDHVKAGDALFVNKQYPEVKFASPVSGTVREVVRGERRKVLCVRVDADEQQEFTDFGKKDVSKLVDEQVINALLEAGIFGYINQLPYAVSTNPSVKPRAIFVSALRDKPLACDFEYEVEGQIDDFQTGIDALSRIATVYLGVGVGSKLENTKNAEVTVFDGKCPAGNVGVQVNNIAPVNKGEVVWTIGDPSVVLFIGRLFNTGKVDLHRTVALCGSEVKNPAHVDMLVGEELSTLLSNSYDAQKSVRIINGNVLTGRPTTKEGFLGAHTSEITVIPEGNDADEMLGWILPRFKQFSVNRSYFSWLCGKKKYALDARVKGGERHMIMSGEYDKVLPMDIYGEYLIKAIIAGDIDRQEALGIYEVAPEDFALAEFVDSSKLELQRIVREGLNILRKENA, encoded by the coding sequence ATGGCAAATGTGATTAAGTTACGCAAAGGCTTAGACATTACCCTTGAGGGCAAGGCCGAGGAGAAGAAAATCCAGCTGAAATCGAACGGCAAGTTTGCGCTTGTACCCGACGATTTTGAGGGAGTAACTCCAAAGGTTGTTGTCAAGGAGGGTGATCATGTCAAGGCCGGGGATGCCTTGTTTGTTAACAAGCAGTATCCTGAGGTAAAGTTTGCCTCGCCTGTTAGCGGAACCGTCCGCGAGGTGGTGCGTGGTGAACGAAGAAAAGTGCTCTGCGTGAGAGTTGATGCCGACGAGCAGCAGGAGTTTACCGACTTCGGCAAAAAGGACGTCAGCAAGCTTGTAGACGAGCAGGTTATTAATGCGCTGTTAGAGGCAGGTATCTTCGGATACATTAATCAGTTGCCCTACGCTGTTTCCACCAATCCTAGTGTGAAGCCGAGGGCAATTTTTGTTTCTGCTCTGCGCGATAAGCCCCTGGCTTGCGATTTTGAGTACGAGGTAGAAGGACAGATTGACGATTTCCAGACTGGTATCGACGCCCTGTCGCGTATCGCTACCGTATATCTGGGTGTAGGAGTCGGTTCTAAACTCGAGAACACCAAGAATGCCGAGGTTACCGTATTTGATGGTAAGTGCCCTGCAGGTAACGTAGGTGTACAGGTTAACAACATCGCTCCTGTAAACAAGGGCGAGGTGGTATGGACCATCGGCGACCCTTCGGTAGTACTGTTCATCGGTCGCCTGTTCAATACAGGTAAGGTTGATTTGCATCGTACCGTAGCCCTGTGTGGTAGCGAGGTTAAGAACCCTGCCCACGTGGATATGCTGGTAGGCGAGGAGCTCTCAACCCTGTTGAGCAACAGCTACGATGCCCAGAAGAGCGTTCGTATTATTAATGGTAACGTGCTTACTGGCCGTCCAACAACCAAGGAAGGTTTCCTGGGTGCTCACACCAGCGAGATTACCGTTATCCCCGAGGGTAACGATGCTGACGAGATGCTGGGTTGGATTCTGCCACGCTTTAAGCAGTTCTCGGTTAACCGCAGCTATTTCTCTTGGCTTTGTGGTAAGAAGAAGTACGCTCTCGATGCCCGCGTAAAGGGTGGCGAGCGCCACATGATTATGAGTGGCGAGTACGACAAGGTGCTGCCTATGGACATCTACGGCGAATACCTGATTAAGGCTATCATCGCTGGCGATATCGACCGTCAGGAGGCTCTTGGTATCTACGAGGTTGCTCCCGAGGACTTTGCTCTTGCCGAGTTCGTAGATTCTTCTAAATTGGAGTTGCAGCGCATCGTGCGTGAAGGCCTCAATATCCTTCGTAAGGAAAATGCTTAA
- a CDS encoding NADH:ubiquinone reductase (Na(+)-transporting) subunit B — MSFLRNYLNKIKPNFEEGGKLHAFRSVFDGFETFLYVPNDTAKAGGVNIHDSIDSKRIMSMVVIALMPAMLFGMYNIGYQNYAAAGTLATASFFEIFAFGFLAVLPKILVSYIVGLGIEFAWAQWKGEEIQEGYLVSGIIIPLIIPIGCPLWMLALACAFSVIFCKEIFGGTGMNIFNPAVAARMFLFFAYPSKMTGDTVWVAQNSIFGLGNDLPDGFTAATPLGQLAQNITPDSSILDMALGFIPGSIGETSLVAIAIGAAILLWTGIASWRTMLSVFVGGIALAVLFEQTGQGMTWWHHLVMGGFAFGAVFMATDPVTSCRTTTGQYIYGFLIGAMAIIISVLNAGYPEGMMLAIFFGNMFAPTIDHFVVERNISNRLKRGGRK, encoded by the coding sequence ATGAGCTTTTTAAGAAATTATCTCAATAAGATCAAGCCGAACTTTGAGGAGGGTGGCAAACTTCATGCCTTCCGCTCGGTGTTCGACGGCTTTGAGACCTTCCTTTATGTGCCTAACGACACAGCGAAGGCTGGTGGCGTGAATATTCACGACTCTATCGACTCGAAGCGCATTATGAGTATGGTGGTTATCGCCCTGATGCCTGCCATGCTGTTTGGTATGTATAACATCGGCTACCAGAACTATGCTGCTGCCGGCACACTCGCCACAGCATCGTTCTTCGAGATTTTTGCTTTCGGTTTCCTGGCCGTTCTGCCAAAAATTCTGGTTAGCTACATCGTAGGTCTGGGCATCGAGTTTGCCTGGGCACAGTGGAAGGGTGAGGAAATCCAGGAGGGTTACCTCGTATCAGGTATCATCATTCCATTGATTATTCCTATCGGTTGCCCATTGTGGATGCTGGCTCTGGCCTGCGCATTCTCAGTAATCTTCTGTAAGGAGATATTCGGTGGTACAGGTATGAACATTTTCAACCCTGCTGTTGCAGCACGTATGTTCCTGTTCTTCGCTTATCCTTCGAAGATGACTGGTGATACCGTTTGGGTGGCTCAGAATTCTATCTTCGGTTTGGGTAACGACCTGCCCGATGGCTTTACAGCAGCTACACCACTCGGTCAGCTGGCACAGAACATCACTCCCGATTCGTCGATTCTCGATATGGCCCTCGGTTTCATCCCAGGTTCAATCGGTGAGACATCGCTTGTGGCTATCGCTATCGGTGCTGCTATCCTGCTGTGGACAGGCATCGCCTCTTGGCGCACCATGCTCAGCGTGTTCGTGGGTGGTATCGCACTCGCCGTACTGTTCGAGCAGACTGGTCAGGGCATGACATGGTGGCATCACCTGGTAATGGGTGGTTTCGCATTCGGTGCCGTGTTTATGGCTACCGACCCTGTTACATCATGCCGCACAACCACAGGTCAGTACATTTACGGATTCCTGATTGGTGCTATGGCCATCATCATCAGTGTGCTGAATGCCGGTTATCCTGAGGGTATGATGCTCGCCATCTTCTTTGGTAACATGTTTGCTCCTACTATCGACCACTTCGTTGTGGAGCGCAATATCTCTAACCGTTTAAAGAGAGGAGGTCGCAAATGA
- the pflA gene encoding pyruvate formate-lyase-activating protein, with the protein MSSTGYIHSTESFGSVDGPGIRFLIFMQGCRMRCRYCHNPDTWKLGSDACGTTATVDELLNKAERYRSYWGPDGGITVSGGEALLQIDFLIELFEEAHRRGINTCLDTAALPFTREEPFFGKFERLMQSTDLVLLDIKHIDSEKHRWLTGHGNEHILDCARYLSDINKPVWIRHVLVPGITTDEEQLTQLRHTIDTLQNVQKVEVLPYHTLGTFKWEQLGIDYTLKDVAPPTAEQIAKAREILIK; encoded by the coding sequence ATGAGTAGTACAGGCTATATACACTCTACCGAATCCTTTGGCTCTGTTGATGGGCCAGGGATTCGGTTTCTGATTTTCATGCAGGGTTGCCGCATGCGTTGTCGCTACTGCCACAATCCTGACACATGGAAATTGGGCTCGGATGCCTGTGGCACCACAGCTACCGTAGATGAGCTGCTGAACAAGGCCGAGCGCTACCGCAGCTACTGGGGCCCCGATGGCGGTATTACCGTGAGCGGTGGCGAGGCGCTGCTGCAGATTGATTTCCTGATAGAGCTGTTTGAGGAGGCACATCGACGCGGCATCAACACCTGTCTGGACACCGCTGCCCTGCCTTTTACCCGCGAGGAGCCTTTCTTTGGTAAGTTTGAGCGCCTGATGCAGAGTACCGACCTGGTGCTGCTCGATATCAAGCATATCGACAGCGAGAAGCATCGCTGGTTGACAGGTCACGGCAACGAACATATTCTGGATTGCGCCCGCTATCTGTCGGACATCAACAAACCCGTGTGGATTCGCCACGTACTGGTGCCTGGCATCACAACCGACGAGGAACAGCTCACACAGCTGCGACACACCATCGACACGCTGCAGAATGTGCAGAAGGTAGAGGTTCTGCCCTATCACACCCTGGGCACCTTTAAATGGGAACAGCTGGGCATAGATTATACGCTGAAGGATGTGGCCCCGCCCACGGCCGAGCAAATAGCCAAAGCAAGAGAGATTTTAATCAAATAA
- a CDS encoding NADH:ubiquinone reductase (Na(+)-transporting) subunit D, protein MALFSKQNKEVFTNPLNVDHPILGQVLGICSALAVTSQLKPAIVMGLAVTVITAFSNVIISIIRNTIPNRIRIVVQLVVVAALVTIVSQILKAFAYDVSVQLSVYVGLIITNCILMGRLEAFAMQNKPWPSFLDGVGNGLGYAMILVIVGAVRELLGRGSLLGFQIVPDACYDFGYVNNGMMTMPAMALILVGCVIWVHRAYFYKEK, encoded by the coding sequence ATGGCATTATTCAGTAAACAAAATAAGGAGGTTTTTACAAACCCATTAAACGTCGACCATCCTATCCTTGGACAGGTGCTGGGTATCTGCTCGGCATTGGCTGTTACATCGCAGCTTAAGCCTGCCATCGTAATGGGACTCGCCGTTACTGTGATTACCGCATTCTCAAACGTAATTATCTCAATCATCCGCAACACTATCCCTAACCGCATTCGTATTGTGGTTCAGCTGGTGGTTGTGGCTGCGCTGGTAACTATCGTTAGCCAGATTCTGAAGGCTTTCGCTTACGATGTGAGCGTTCAGCTGTCGGTATATGTAGGATTGATCATTACCAACTGTATCCTGATGGGTCGCCTCGAGGCGTTCGCCATGCAGAACAAGCCTTGGCCTTCGTTCCTCGATGGTGTAGGTAACGGTCTGGGCTACGCTATGATTCTGGTGATTGTTGGTGCCGTTCGTGAGTTGCTGGGCCGCGGCAGTCTGCTGGGCTTCCAGATTGTACCCGATGCCTGCTACGACTTCGGTTACGTTAACAACGGTATGATGACGATGCCTGCTATGGCGCTGATTCTCGTGGGATGTGTGATTTGGGTTCATCGTGCTTACTTTTATAAGGAGAAATAA
- the nqrE gene encoding NADH:ubiquinone reductase (Na(+)-transporting) subunit E gives MEHAISLLFRSIFVDNMIFAFFLGMCSYLAVSKTVKTSLGLGLAVTFVLTVTVPVNYLLQTKVLGPDCLVEGVDLSYLSFILFIAVIAGMVQLVEMTVEKYSPSLYAALGIFLPLIAVNCAIMGASLFMQQRILMDPSNSQAITSVWDAIVYGFGSGLGWALAIVAMGAIREKMQYSDVPKPLQGLGIVFITVGLMAMAMMCFSGLNI, from the coding sequence ATGGAACACGCAATATCATTACTATTCAGGTCGATCTTTGTCGACAATATGATCTTCGCTTTCTTCCTCGGCATGTGCTCTTATCTGGCTGTGTCGAAGACTGTGAAGACTTCGTTAGGACTCGGTCTCGCTGTAACCTTCGTGCTTACCGTTACCGTTCCTGTTAACTATCTGTTGCAGACCAAGGTGCTGGGTCCCGACTGTCTTGTCGAGGGTGTTGACCTCAGCTACCTGTCGTTCATCCTCTTCATCGCCGTTATCGCCGGTATGGTGCAGTTGGTTGAGATGACTGTTGAGAAGTACTCTCCATCGCTCTATGCAGCGCTGGGTATCTTCCTGCCTCTGATTGCCGTAAACTGCGCTATCATGGGTGCTTCGCTGTTCATGCAGCAGCGCATCCTGATGGACCCCTCTAACTCGCAGGCCATTACCAGCGTATGGGATGCCATCGTTTATGGCTTCGGCTCTGGTCTCGGTTGGGCGCTGGCCATCGTGGCTATGGGTGCCATCCGCGAGAAGATGCAGTATAGCGATGTGCCCAAGCCTCTGCAGGGCCTCGGCATCGTGTTTATCACCGTGGGCCTCATGGCTATGGCTATGATGTGTTTCTCAGGCCTTAACATTTAA
- the nqrF gene encoding NADH:ubiquinone reductase (Na(+)-transporting) subunit F, with translation MAQFIAYSIGVFLAVIILLVIILLVAKKYLSPSGNVNITVNGDKVLNVPQGNNLMATLNENGIFLPSACGGKASCGQCKVQVLEGGGEILDSEKPHFTRKQIKDHWRLGCQCKVKGDLKIHVDESILGVKEYECTVISNKNVATFIKEFKVQLPAGAHMDFLPGSYAQIRIPKFDCIDYDKDFDKSLIGDEYLPAWEKFGLFPLKCKNPEDTIRAYSMANYPAEGDVFMLTVRIATPPFKADRSGFMDVNPGIASSYIFSLKPGDKVIMSGPYGDFHPHFDSKKEMIWVGGGAGMAPLRAQIMHMTKTLHTTDREMHYFYGARALNEVFYLEDFLGLEKEFPNFHFHLALDRPDPAADAAGVKYTPGFVHQVMLNTYLKDHEAPEDIEYYMCGPGPMSKAVVSMLDSLGVDPESIMYDNFGG, from the coding sequence ATGGCTCAGTTTATAGCATATAGTATAGGGGTTTTCCTCGCGGTAATCATCCTCTTGGTGATTATCCTGTTGGTGGCTAAGAAGTATCTCAGCCCCAGCGGTAATGTGAATATTACAGTTAACGGAGATAAGGTGCTGAACGTACCACAGGGCAACAACCTGATGGCTACCCTCAACGAGAATGGCATTTTCCTGCCTTCGGCTTGTGGTGGTAAGGCCAGCTGCGGCCAGTGTAAGGTTCAGGTGCTCGAGGGTGGTGGCGAGATTCTCGACTCTGAGAAGCCTCACTTCACTCGTAAGCAGATTAAGGACCATTGGCGCCTGGGTTGCCAGTGTAAGGTTAAGGGCGACCTGAAGATTCACGTAGATGAGTCGATCCTGGGTGTTAAGGAGTACGAGTGTACCGTTATCTCTAACAAGAACGTGGCTACCTTCATCAAGGAGTTCAAGGTACAGCTGCCTGCTGGCGCTCACATGGACTTCCTGCCTGGTTCTTACGCTCAGATCCGTATTCCTAAGTTTGATTGCATCGACTATGATAAGGACTTCGACAAGAGTCTGATTGGCGACGAGTATCTGCCCGCATGGGAGAAGTTCGGTTTGTTCCCACTTAAGTGTAAGAACCCCGAGGACACCATCCGTGCTTACTCTATGGCTAACTATCCTGCCGAGGGTGATGTATTCATGCTTACCGTACGTATCGCTACACCTCCATTCAAGGCCGACCGTTCGGGCTTCATGGATGTAAATCCTGGTATCGCTTCAAGTTACATCTTCTCGCTGAAACCTGGCGACAAGGTAATCATGAGTGGCCCTTATGGCGACTTCCACCCACACTTCGACTCGAAGAAGGAGATGATTTGGGTTGGTGGTGGTGCCGGTATGGCTCCTCTGCGTGCTCAGATCATGCATATGACCAAGACGCTGCACACTACCGATCGCGAGATGCACTACTTCTATGGTGCACGTGCGCTGAACGAGGTGTTCTATCTCGAGGACTTCCTGGGACTGGAGAAGGAGTTCCCCAACTTCCACTTCCACCTGGCCCTCGACCGTCCAGACCCTGCAGCCGATGCAGCTGGCGTAAAGTACACTCCAGGTTTTGTACACCAGGTAATGCTGAACACCTATCTGAAGGACCACGAGGCTCCCGAGGATATCGAGTACTACATGTGCGGTCCTGGCCCCATGTCGAAGGCCGTTGTTTCTATGCTCGACTCGCTCGGCGTAGATCCCGAAAGCATTATGTACGATAACTTTGGCGGATAA
- a CDS encoding FMN-binding protein — protein sequence MNTNSNAYIIIYSAVMVVIVAFLLAFVYQALKPMQDANVALDVKKQILYSLNIRNLDGAEAEAKYAEVVKTEKEDENNGQKAYECQIDGKNITVVSLKGMGLWGGISGYLAIDEEGKVYGAYFNHEGETAGLGAEIKDSQAWQEKFIGKKIWDENGNVVLSVVKKVEDPATQVDCVTGATLTSNGVDAMLKDGLKGFQTYAIGRMLETVANTDSTKVVEE from the coding sequence CTGAATACAAACTCTAACGCGTACATTATTATATATAGCGCGGTAATGGTGGTTATCGTAGCCTTCCTGCTGGCATTTGTCTATCAGGCTTTGAAGCCTATGCAGGATGCTAACGTAGCACTTGATGTGAAGAAGCAGATTCTCTACTCGCTCAATATCCGCAATCTGGATGGTGCCGAGGCCGAGGCCAAGTATGCCGAGGTGGTAAAGACCGAGAAGGAGGACGAGAATAATGGTCAGAAGGCCTATGAGTGCCAGATTGATGGTAAGAACATTACTGTAGTTAGCCTGAAGGGTATGGGCCTTTGGGGTGGCATCAGCGGTTATCTTGCTATCGACGAAGAGGGCAAGGTTTACGGTGCCTACTTCAACCACGAAGGTGAGACCGCTGGTCTGGGTGCCGAAATCAAGGACTCTCAGGCTTGGCAGGAGAAGTTCATCGGCAAGAAGATCTGGGACGAGAACGGCAACGTAGTACTCTCGGTTGTTAAGAAGGTTGAGGATCCCGCTACTCAGGTCGACTGTGTAACTGGTGCAACCCTTACTTCGAATGGTGTTGACGCCATGCTGAAGGACGGCCTGAAAGGTTTCCAGACCTATGCTATCGGCCGAATGCTCGAGACTGTTGCAAATACTGATTCAACTAAAGTAGTGGAGGAATAA
- the pflB gene encoding formate C-acetyltransferase: MRKEWRGFKGTKWTEEVNLRDFIQNNYTAYEGDETFLAEPTDATNVLWGRLQELQKEERAKGGVLDMETEIVSSMTAYGPGYIDESKKDLEKVVGLQTDKPLKRAFMPFGGIKMAEQACTNYGYKPSEKLHEIFTKYCKTHNDGVFDAYTEEMKHVRHNHILTGLPDTYGRGRIVGDYRRVALYGIDFIIAEKEADKRNCGAGVMSDDIIRQREEISMQIKALKEMKAMAQIYGFDISQPANNAREAVQWLYFGYLAAIKTQNGAAMSVGRVSTFLDIYIQRDMEEGTLTESEAQELIDHLVMKFRMVKFARIPSYNELFSGDPVWATLEVGGMGMDGRHMVTKNDYRFLHTLENMGPSPEPNLTVLYSPRLTENFKKYAAMISVKTSSIQYENDEVMRPVWGDDYSICCCVSATQTGKEMQFFGARANLAKCFLYACNGGVDAKTREQVAPGFRPIKDEYLTWEELAPRFDQAMDWLAGVYVNTLNLIHYMHDKYFYEAAEMALIDTNVRRTFATGIAGFSHVVDSISAVKYAKVKMIRDEEGFNVDYVAEGDFPRYGNDDDRADEIAVWLLKTFVKKIRKHATYRNATPTCSILTITSNVVYGKYTGNLPDGRRAGTPLSPGANPSYGAEKNGLLASLNSVAKLPYEYALDGISNTQTISPNTLGQNDEERANTLVRVMDGYFSRGAHHLNVNVFGVEKLRDAMEHPEKPEYANFTIRVSGYAVKFIDLTREQQEDVIARQSHESL; this comes from the coding sequence TGCCACAAACGTATTGTGGGGCCGTCTGCAGGAGCTGCAGAAGGAAGAGCGTGCCAAGGGCGGTGTGCTCGACATGGAGACAGAGATCGTATCGAGCATGACAGCTTATGGCCCTGGCTACATCGACGAGAGTAAGAAGGACCTGGAGAAGGTAGTTGGTCTGCAGACTGATAAACCCTTGAAGCGCGCCTTCATGCCTTTTGGCGGTATTAAGATGGCTGAGCAGGCTTGCACCAACTACGGTTACAAGCCATCAGAGAAGCTGCACGAGATTTTCACAAAGTATTGCAAAACCCACAACGACGGCGTATTTGATGCTTACACCGAGGAGATGAAGCACGTACGTCACAACCACATCCTGACTGGTCTGCCCGATACTTATGGCCGTGGCCGTATCGTAGGCGACTACCGTCGTGTGGCTCTGTATGGTATCGACTTTATCATTGCCGAGAAGGAGGCCGACAAGCGCAACTGCGGTGCCGGTGTAATGAGCGACGATATCATCCGTCAGCGTGAGGAGATCTCAATGCAGATTAAGGCCCTGAAGGAGATGAAGGCTATGGCTCAGATCTACGGCTTCGACATCTCGCAGCCTGCTAACAACGCTCGCGAGGCTGTACAGTGGCTGTACTTCGGCTACCTGGCTGCCATCAAGACTCAGAACGGTGCTGCCATGTCGGTAGGTCGTGTATCTACATTCCTGGATATCTACATCCAGCGTGATATGGAAGAGGGTACCCTGACCGAGAGCGAGGCACAGGAGCTGATCGACCACCTGGTAATGAAGTTCCGAATGGTTAAGTTCGCACGTATCCCATCATACAACGAGCTGTTCTCGGGCGACCCCGTTTGGGCTACTCTCGAGGTAGGTGGTATGGGTATGGACGGACGCCACATGGTGACCAAGAACGACTACCGTTTCCTGCACACTCTGGAGAACATGGGTCCTTCACCCGAGCCAAACCTCACCGTACTTTACTCGCCACGACTGACCGAGAACTTCAAGAAGTACGCTGCCATGATCTCGGTTAAGACCAGCTCGATCCAGTACGAGAACGACGAGGTAATGCGTCCTGTATGGGGCGACGATTATAGCATCTGCTGCTGTGTAAGTGCTACACAGACCGGTAAGGAGATGCAGTTCTTTGGAGCACGCGCCAACCTGGCTAAGTGTTTCCTGTATGCATGTAACGGTGGTGTCGACGCCAAGACCCGCGAGCAGGTTGCTCCAGGTTTCCGCCCCATCAAGGACGAGTACCTGACATGGGAGGAGCTGGCTCCACGCTTCGACCAGGCTATGGACTGGCTGGCTGGTGTATATGTAAACACCCTGAACCTGATTCACTACATGCACGATAAGTACTTCTACGAGGCTGCCGAGATGGCCCTGATTGATACCAACGTACGTCGTACATTCGCTACCGGTATCGCAGGTTTCTCACACGTAGTCGACTCTATCTCTGCTGTTAAGTATGCAAAGGTAAAGATGATTCGCGATGAGGAGGGATTCAACGTTGACTATGTAGCCGAGGGCGACTTCCCACGCTATGGTAACGACGACGACCGCGCCGACGAGATTGCTGTATGGCTGCTGAAGACCTTCGTTAAGAAGATTCGCAAGCACGCTACCTATCGTAACGCTACCCCAACCTGCTCTATCCTTACCATCACATCTAACGTGGTATATGGTAAGTACACAGGTAACCTGCCCGATGGACGTCGTGCTGGTACTCCTCTGTCGCCAGGTGCTAACCCAAGCTATGGTGCCGAGAAGAACGGTCTGTTGGCATCGCTCAACTCAGTAGCTAAGCTGCCTTACGAGTATGCCCTCGACGGAATCTCGAACACTCAGACCATCAGCCCCAACACTCTGGGCCAGAACGACGAGGAGCGTGCTAACACGCTGGTTCGCGTGATGGACGGTTACTTCAGCCGTGGTGCTCACCACCTGAATGTAAACGTGTTTGGTGTTGAGAAGCTGCGCGATGCTATGGAGCATCCTGAGAAGCCCGAGTACGCTAACTTCACCATCCGTGTATCGGGTTACGCTGTGAAGTTCATCGACCTGACTCGCGAGCAGCAGGAGGATGTAATTGCACGTCAATCTCACGAGAGTCTGTAA